From a single Brassica napus cultivar Da-Ae chromosome C9, Da-Ae, whole genome shotgun sequence genomic region:
- the LOC106362765 gene encoding uncharacterized protein LOC106362765, with amino-acid sequence MVQLSDEWLLCGISELTIQDIDIARVLVDTRCSANIIYKSTLERMEIDLCAVTEGPIPIFGLSGYATMTLGSIDLVVKAGSVIKVTEFLVIDRPTSYNAIVGTPWLNSMRAIASTFHLCLKFPTPRGVETIQGDRRMSQLALDENAPERDSKVFWQSQRAEALEGKRELTCEPVISICLDESSPERCIEIGANLREPLKTELITCLKKNLNAFAWAAEDMPGIDIGITCHELNIDPTYIPVKQKRRKLGPECATAVNEEVERLLKPDQ; translated from the exons ATGGTTCAGCTTTCCGACGAGTGGCTTTTGTGCGGGATTAGCGAGCTGACGATCCAGGACATCGACATAGCGAGAGTGTTGGTCGACACCAGATGCTCGGCCAATATTATCTACAAAAGCACCCTTGAAAGAATGGAGATCGATCTGTGCGCCGTTACAGAAGGACCCATCCCGATATTCGGACTCTCGGGATATGCTACTATGACTCTCGGCTCGATCGACCTTGTTGTTAAAGCCGGGAGCGTCATCAAAGTCACAGAATTCTTAGTCATCGACCGCCCAACATCGTACAACGCGATCGTCGGTACTCCATGGCTGAATTCCATGCGAGCGATCGCTTCGACATTCCATCTGTGCCTTAAGTTTCCAACCCCTCGTGGAGTCGAAACTATACAAGGAGACCGCAGGATGTCGCAA ctGGCTCTCGATGAGAACGCCCCGGAACGAGACTCCAAAGTCTTCTGGCAATCTCAAAGGGCCGAAGCCCTAGAAGGGAAGCGCGAACTGACTTGCGAACCGGTAATTTCGATCTGCCTCGACGAATCCTCTCCGGAACGATGCATCGAGATTGGAGCCAACCTCCGCGAGCCACTAAAGACAGAGCTCATCACTTGTCTCAAAAAGAACCTCAATGCGTTTGCTTGggccgcggaagatatgccagggatcgaTATCGGCATAACGTGTCATGAGCTTAACATCGATCCGACCTACAtacccgtcaaacaaaaaaggcggaagctaggaccggAGTGTGCCACCGCGGTAAATGAGGAAGTCGAAAGACTCCTGAAGCCGGATCAATAA